Proteins encoded in a region of the Rhodococcus sp. SBT000017 genome:
- a CDS encoding S9 family peptidase yields MTITPPVAKKVPHERTHHGDTFIDNYEWLRAKEDPEVIAYLEAENAYTEQQTAGLESLRDKIFDEIKSRTQETDLSVPTRMGQWWYYSRTVEGQSYGLQCRCPVDSADDWTPPTLSSDVEVPGEQILLDANEEAKGHDFFSLGAFSISLDGTLLAYSTDTEGDERYTLRFKNLETGELLADTIENVAPGATWTADATHVFYLTVDESWRPDTVWRHTLGKSGDVKVFHEPDESYWVGFGSTRSEKYLMIWVGSKITSECLVLESTDPEGEFRVVLPRTDGIEYSIEHAVVAGEDRFLITHNGSVNGWGTEGEKAENFLLAEAPVSDPLDQRILVPHRADVRVEDIDAFAGHLIFTYRREALTRMAIWPLTGEGYGEYRELEFDEELYSVGAGSNPEWDQPLLRMVYTSFITPGQVYDLDIASGELLLRKSQPVLGKFDAADYVQHREWATAPDGTQVPLSVIRRKDVPDGPAPTLLYGYGSYEASMDPSFSVARLSLLDRGIVFVVAHVRGGGEMGRHWYDNGKTLKKKNTFTDFIAAAQHLIDTGRTSPKHLVADGGSAGGLLMGAVANMAPELFNGILANVPFVDPLTSILDPSLPLTVIEWDEWGNPLASKEVYDYMKSYSPYENVEAKDYPSILAITSINDTRVLYVEPAKWVAALRATKTGDSDLLLKTEMSAGHGGVSGRYEKWKEAAFEYAWIVRAAGAAVA; encoded by the coding sequence ATGACGATCACCCCACCCGTTGCCAAGAAGGTGCCGCACGAGCGCACCCATCACGGCGACACGTTCATCGACAACTACGAGTGGTTGCGCGCCAAGGAAGATCCCGAGGTGATCGCCTACCTCGAAGCCGAGAACGCCTACACCGAGCAGCAGACTGCAGGTCTGGAGTCGTTACGCGACAAGATCTTCGACGAGATCAAGTCGCGAACCCAGGAGACCGACCTGTCCGTGCCGACGCGGATGGGGCAGTGGTGGTACTACTCGCGCACCGTAGAGGGACAGTCCTACGGGCTTCAATGCCGTTGCCCCGTCGACTCTGCCGACGACTGGACTCCGCCCACGCTCTCGTCCGATGTGGAGGTTCCCGGTGAGCAGATCCTGCTCGACGCCAACGAAGAAGCGAAGGGCCACGACTTCTTCTCCCTCGGCGCGTTCTCGATCAGCCTCGACGGCACGCTGCTGGCGTATTCCACCGACACCGAGGGCGACGAGCGCTACACGCTGCGCTTCAAGAACCTCGAGACCGGCGAGCTGCTCGCCGACACCATCGAGAACGTCGCGCCCGGAGCTACCTGGACGGCCGACGCCACCCACGTGTTCTACCTGACGGTCGACGAATCCTGGCGTCCCGATACCGTTTGGCGGCACACCCTCGGCAAGTCGGGTGATGTCAAGGTCTTCCACGAGCCAGACGAAAGTTACTGGGTCGGTTTCGGTTCCACCCGTAGCGAGAAGTACCTGATGATCTGGGTCGGCTCGAAGATCACCTCCGAGTGCCTCGTGCTCGAATCCACCGATCCCGAGGGCGAGTTCCGCGTCGTACTGCCGCGTACGGACGGTATCGAGTACAGCATCGAACACGCTGTCGTGGCCGGCGAGGATCGCTTCCTCATCACCCATAACGGCTCGGTCAACGGCTGGGGTACCGAGGGGGAGAAGGCCGAGAACTTCCTGCTCGCCGAGGCCCCGGTCTCCGACCCTCTCGATCAGCGCATTCTGGTTCCGCATCGCGCCGACGTTCGGGTCGAGGACATCGACGCGTTCGCCGGTCACCTGATCTTCACGTATCGGCGAGAAGCCTTGACCCGCATGGCGATCTGGCCCTTGACCGGCGAGGGGTACGGCGAGTACCGCGAGCTCGAGTTCGACGAGGAGCTCTACTCCGTCGGGGCCGGCTCGAACCCCGAATGGGATCAGCCGCTGCTGCGGATGGTCTACACCTCGTTCATCACTCCCGGGCAGGTCTACGACCTCGACATCGCCAGTGGCGAACTGCTGCTCCGCAAGTCGCAGCCGGTTCTGGGGAAGTTCGACGCCGCGGACTATGTGCAGCATCGTGAGTGGGCCACTGCGCCGGACGGAACTCAGGTCCCGCTGTCGGTGATCCGGCGCAAAGACGTGCCCGACGGCCCCGCGCCGACGCTCCTCTACGGCTACGGATCGTACGAGGCCTCGATGGATCCGTCGTTCTCGGTCGCTCGGTTGTCGTTGCTCGACCGCGGCATCGTCTTCGTCGTCGCACACGTGCGCGGCGGTGGTGAAATGGGTCGGCACTGGTACGACAACGGCAAGACGCTGAAGAAGAAGAACACCTTCACCGACTTCATCGCTGCCGCACAGCATCTCATCGACACCGGACGGACCTCACCGAAACACCTGGTCGCCGACGGCGGCAGTGCTGGCGGACTGCTGATGGGAGCGGTGGCCAACATGGCACCGGAGCTGTTCAACGGCATCCTCGCCAACGTTCCGTTCGTCGATCCGCTCACCTCCATCCTCGACCCGTCACTGCCGCTGACGGTCATCGAATGGGACGAATGGGGAAACCCGTTGGCCAGCAAGGAGGTGTACGACTACATGAAGTCGTACAGCCCTTACGAGAACGTCGAGGCCAAGGACTACCCGTCGATCCTGGCGATCACGTCCATCAACGACACCCGCGTTCTGTACGTCGAGCCCGCGAAATGGGTTGCTGCACTGCGAGCAACGAAGACCGGTGACTCGGACCTGTTGCTCAAGACCGAAATGAGCGCCGGACACGGCGGAGTCAGCGGACGCTACGAGAAATGGAAAGAGGCGGCCTTCGAGTACGCCTGGATCGTGAGAGCGGCTGGCGCCGCAGTGGCGTGA
- a CDS encoding phosphoribosylaminoimidazolesuccinocarboxamide synthase translates to MRPSLSSYEHLAGGKVRDLYTIDDAHLLLVASDRISAYDHILDTPIPDKGRVLTAMSVFFFEELGGVNHLAGDPLDERIPAELLGRALVVKKLNMVPIECVARGYLTGSGLADYNATGAVCGVQLPSGLVESSKLGEAIFTPASKAELGYHDENITFDQAVEQVGAELAFKLREDTIEIYSRAANFALERGIILADTKFEFGTDADGNLVLADEVLTPDSSRYWPADSYQEGRVQPSFDKQFVRDWLTGESGWDRSSDTPPPPLPDDIVAATRSRYIEAYERISGLNFDDWVTP, encoded by the coding sequence GTGCGACCATCACTGAGTAGCTACGAGCATCTGGCCGGCGGCAAGGTCCGCGATCTGTACACGATCGACGACGCGCATCTGTTGCTCGTCGCGAGCGACCGAATCTCGGCCTACGACCACATCCTCGACACCCCGATTCCGGACAAGGGGCGCGTGTTGACGGCCATGAGCGTGTTCTTCTTCGAGGAACTCGGCGGCGTCAACCATCTGGCCGGCGATCCGCTCGACGAACGCATTCCCGCCGAACTACTCGGCCGCGCCCTGGTGGTGAAGAAGCTGAACATGGTGCCGATCGAATGCGTCGCGCGCGGCTACCTCACCGGATCCGGGTTGGCGGACTACAACGCGACCGGAGCTGTGTGCGGCGTGCAGCTTCCCTCCGGGCTCGTGGAATCCAGCAAGCTCGGCGAGGCGATCTTCACCCCCGCGTCCAAGGCCGAACTGGGCTATCACGACGAGAACATCACCTTCGACCAGGCCGTCGAGCAGGTCGGTGCCGAACTCGCGTTCAAGTTGCGCGAGGACACCATCGAGATCTACTCGCGCGCAGCCAACTTCGCTCTGGAACGCGGAATCATTCTCGCGGACACAAAGTTCGAGTTCGGTACCGATGCCGACGGCAACCTCGTCCTCGCCGACGAGGTTCTCACCCCTGATTCCTCACGCTACTGGCCTGCCGATTCGTACCAGGAAGGTCGCGTCCAGCCCAGCTTCGACAAGCAGTTCGTCCGCGACTGGTTGACGGGCGAATCCGGCTGGGATCGCAGCTCCGACACTCCACCGCCACCGTTGCCCGACGACATCGTCGCCGCAACCCGCAGCCGCTACATCGAGGCCTACGAGCGCATCTCGGGCCTGAACTTCGACGATTGGGTCACGCCATGA
- a CDS encoding MDR family MFS transporter, which produces MATNNTTSDVGFRSERGPILVALMLSTSLVALDATIIATAVLSIVDDLGGFTQFPWLFSIYLLAQAVSVPLYGKLADLFGRKKIMLFGIAVFLLGSILCGLAWSMPALIAFRAVQGLGAGAVQPMAITIAGDIYTLAERAKVQGYLASVWAMSSVLGPALGGVFSEFLTWRWIFFVNIPLCALAAVMLWRKFDEGAVERTKPKIDYLGAGLLTVGAAMVLLGLLEGGQSWAWNSPVSIAIFAAGVSLLAAFAVVQTKVEEPILPLWVFTRRVLVVSSTISLLVGALILGLTSYVPTFVQGVLGTGAIVAGFALSTLTLGWPIAASLSGRVYLRFGFRTTALIGASIAVVGAAFATGLGAGSQVWQVGAVCFVIGLGMGLIASPTLIAAQSSVEWSERGVATSTNMFARSIGSAVGVAVFGAIVNSRISDDPSPEQLSDAIHPVFLGVLAAAAVMAVAALFMPKRGAEPTR; this is translated from the coding sequence GTGGCAACGAACAACACGACGTCGGATGTCGGATTCCGCTCCGAACGCGGACCGATACTGGTTGCGCTGATGCTCAGCACGTCTCTGGTCGCCCTCGATGCGACCATCATCGCCACGGCGGTGCTGTCCATCGTCGACGACCTGGGCGGGTTCACGCAGTTTCCGTGGCTGTTCTCCATCTATCTTCTGGCGCAGGCGGTATCGGTGCCGCTGTACGGCAAACTGGCAGACCTGTTCGGCCGCAAGAAGATCATGCTGTTCGGCATCGCGGTGTTTCTGCTCGGCTCCATCCTGTGCGGCCTGGCCTGGAGCATGCCCGCCCTGATCGCCTTCCGGGCGGTCCAGGGCCTCGGTGCTGGTGCCGTGCAGCCGATGGCCATCACCATCGCCGGCGATATCTACACCCTGGCCGAGCGCGCCAAGGTGCAGGGCTACCTGGCCAGCGTTTGGGCGATGTCCTCGGTACTGGGCCCGGCACTCGGCGGTGTCTTCTCCGAGTTCCTGACGTGGCGCTGGATCTTCTTCGTCAACATCCCGCTGTGCGCGCTGGCCGCGGTGATGCTGTGGCGCAAGTTCGACGAGGGAGCTGTCGAACGCACCAAACCCAAGATCGACTACCTCGGTGCCGGCCTGCTGACGGTGGGCGCAGCGATGGTGCTGCTCGGGCTGCTCGAGGGCGGACAGTCCTGGGCATGGAACTCCCCCGTCAGCATCGCTATCTTCGCCGCCGGAGTCTCCTTGCTGGCCGCTTTTGCAGTGGTTCAGACCAAAGTCGAGGAGCCGATCCTGCCGCTGTGGGTGTTCACGCGTCGGGTCCTGGTGGTCAGCAGTACCATTTCGCTGCTCGTCGGCGCTCTGATCCTCGGCTTGACCTCGTACGTTCCGACGTTCGTGCAGGGCGTGCTCGGCACCGGCGCGATCGTTGCCGGCTTCGCGCTGTCCACCCTCACGCTCGGCTGGCCCATCGCAGCATCCCTCTCCGGACGGGTGTACCTCCGGTTCGGTTTCCGCACCACGGCGCTCATCGGTGCCTCCATCGCGGTCGTCGGAGCGGCATTCGCCACCGGCCTCGGTGCCGGTTCACAGGTGTGGCAGGTGGGCGCGGTGTGCTTCGTGATCGGCCTCGGTATGGGCCTGATCGCCAGCCCCACTCTCATCGCCGCCCAGTCGAGCGTCGAGTGGTCCGAGCGCGGCGTCGCGACCTCGACCAACATGTTCGCCCGCTCCATCGGCAGCGCAGTCGGGGTCGCGGTGTTCGGTGCCATCGTCAACTCACGCATCTCCGACGACCCGAGCCCCGAACAACTGTCCGACGCCATCCATCCGGTCTTTCTGGGTGTCCTGGCGGCGGCAGCGGTGATGGCCGTCGCGGCACTGTTCATGCCCAAGCGTGGAGCGGAACCGACCCGATAG
- a CDS encoding CG0192-related protein yields MALIHQATLVPSKLDAIAAWLPTQEWSARRDITGLEAVATYRFDDPDGEVGIETHLLRSTSGTVFQVPLTYRSAPLAGADAYLVATLEHSVLGTRWLYDGVGDPVYVAVTTAAIVEAAGQAELVVQAADGSRSVRESTTQVRGSGGSALTSPHLQVRRVIDATPTELPHLLGTWPGQDEPIVLVELRN; encoded by the coding sequence ATGGCCCTCATTCATCAGGCGACGCTCGTTCCATCGAAACTGGACGCCATCGCAGCGTGGCTTCCGACTCAGGAGTGGTCTGCCCGTCGGGACATCACCGGACTCGAGGCCGTGGCTACGTATCGATTCGACGATCCCGACGGCGAGGTCGGTATCGAGACACATCTCCTGCGTTCGACGTCGGGCACCGTGTTTCAGGTACCCCTGACGTACCGCAGCGCACCGCTGGCCGGGGCAGACGCTTATCTCGTTGCCACGTTGGAACATTCGGTGCTCGGCACACGCTGGTTGTACGACGGCGTCGGCGATCCGGTGTATGTGGCGGTCACCACCGCGGCCATCGTCGAGGCCGCTGGTCAGGCAGAGCTGGTGGTGCAGGCGGCCGACGGTTCTCGATCGGTGCGCGAGTCCACCACGCAGGTGCGGGGTTCCGGTGGAAGCGCCTTGACGTCACCCCACCTGCAGGTCCGGCGCGTGATCGATGCGACTCCGACCGAGCTGCCCCATCTGCTGGGTACCTGGCCGGGCCAGGACGAGCCGATCGTGCTGGTGGAGTTGCGAAACTAG
- a CDS encoding ABC transporter ATP-binding protein, translating to MSMVISGLVASYGSTAVLHGIDLDLGDGEMLAVLGPSGCGKTTLLRSIAGLHRIDAGRITSDGRDISVAGQIQVPPEKREIGLMPQEGGLFPHLTVRRNIEFGLRAGFLRPYLSGRGERAQRVDEMLELVGLPDAGGVKPSELSGGQQQRIALARALAPAPSVVLMDEPFAALDAGLRTSIRQDVRELLQSSKTASILVTHDRAEALGTADRVAVLLGGRCAQIDTPREVYERPATPAVARFVGDAYFVDAAAQGGHVDTVLGRLESTTRATGNGQALLRPEQLAVSERKDGAFVVEHEFFTGPESSVTLRHSVTGLLLRAIARTADRFAPGTSVEVSVTSPVHWFAGSSD from the coding sequence ATGAGCATGGTGATTTCCGGACTCGTTGCCTCGTACGGCAGTACGGCCGTGCTGCACGGCATCGATCTCGACCTCGGCGACGGCGAGATGCTCGCCGTTCTCGGCCCCTCCGGCTGCGGCAAGACGACCCTGTTGCGATCCATTGCGGGGCTGCACCGCATCGACGCGGGCCGAATCACCTCGGACGGGCGGGACATCTCGGTGGCGGGCCAGATTCAGGTGCCACCGGAGAAGCGGGAGATCGGCCTGATGCCGCAGGAAGGTGGGCTCTTCCCGCACCTGACGGTACGGAGGAACATCGAATTCGGTTTGCGTGCAGGGTTTCTGCGGCCATACCTGTCCGGTCGCGGAGAGCGCGCACAACGCGTGGACGAGATGCTCGAGCTCGTCGGACTACCCGATGCCGGTGGGGTCAAGCCCAGCGAGCTCTCGGGTGGTCAGCAGCAGCGCATCGCGTTGGCGCGTGCGCTCGCGCCGGCTCCGTCGGTGGTGTTGATGGACGAGCCGTTCGCCGCCCTCGACGCGGGGCTGCGTACCTCGATTCGTCAGGACGTACGAGAGCTGTTGCAGTCCAGCAAGACCGCGTCGATCCTCGTCACCCACGACCGGGCCGAGGCCCTCGGAACTGCCGATCGAGTTGCCGTGCTGCTGGGTGGTCGCTGCGCCCAGATCGACACCCCGCGTGAGGTGTACGAGCGACCCGCCACACCCGCGGTCGCGCGCTTCGTCGGCGACGCCTACTTCGTCGACGCTGCGGCCCAGGGCGGCCACGTCGACACCGTCCTCGGGCGTCTCGAGTCCACCACCCGAGCGACAGGAAACGGGCAGGCGTTGCTCCGGCCCGAGCAGCTGGCGGTCTCGGAGCGCAAGGACGGCGCATTCGTCGTCGAACACGAGTTCTTCACCGGCCCCGAATCCTCGGTGACCCTGCGGCACAGCGTCACCGGGCTCCTGCTTCGCGCTATCGCCCGAACCGCCGACCGATTCGCTCCTGGTACTTCCGTGGAGGTCTCCGTGACATCGCCGGTGCACTGGTTCGCGGGTTCGTCGGACTAG
- a CDS encoding iron ABC transporter permease, whose protein sequence is MPTSALQPLRRRHFGGRPVLGTTALCVGVLTLTPLVYLFVRAFDGGTEKVLRLLLRQRTLDLAIRTATLTLTVLVASVVVGTLLAWLTVRTDLPGRRFFAMVLAAPLAIPSYVSGYLWIAEFPSLAGFSGAALVLTLSCFPLVMLPVSAAFATADPSLTEVSRTLGRGAVRTALTVECRRVVPAAAAGALLVALYTISDFGAVALMRYDAFTLGIYSAYRGGLDRTAAAVLGLVLVVGALVLTLLERRARRGATARVGSGTDRQAEPIVLGRWRIPALAVVVAALTLSVVVPILALARWLSRSLRFTFDWVDVLAVTAKTVQYSATAAVVVAVLALPVALFAARSTSRAARGAELSTYIAHGLPGITVGLATVFLGIRFLPSFYQTAVLLVLAYVVLFLPLAVGSTRAVVDATPVVLEDVSRTLGAGRMRTDLRVTIPIAAPGIAAGAALVFLTVAKELPATLMLRPRGVDTLATTLWSTTEAFRYGEAAPYALALILISVVPTVVLTRALGRTTRKRVALP, encoded by the coding sequence GTGCCCACGTCTGCACTCCAGCCGCTTCGGCGGCGCCACTTCGGCGGTCGTCCCGTTCTCGGGACGACCGCGTTGTGCGTGGGAGTGCTGACGCTGACACCCCTGGTGTACCTGTTCGTTCGAGCGTTCGACGGCGGAACCGAGAAGGTTCTGCGACTGCTCCTGCGGCAACGCACGCTCGACCTCGCGATCCGTACGGCAACACTCACTCTCACCGTGCTCGTCGCGTCGGTCGTGGTCGGGACTCTGCTGGCGTGGCTGACCGTCCGTACCGATCTACCGGGACGACGCTTCTTCGCGATGGTCCTCGCCGCTCCACTCGCCATCCCGTCGTACGTGTCCGGGTACCTGTGGATCGCCGAGTTCCCCTCGTTGGCAGGGTTTTCCGGTGCAGCCCTGGTGCTCACGTTGTCCTGCTTCCCGCTGGTGATGCTGCCGGTGTCCGCGGCGTTCGCCACCGCGGACCCATCGTTGACCGAGGTCTCTCGAACCCTCGGTCGAGGCGCTGTGCGCACGGCGCTGACCGTCGAGTGCCGTCGCGTGGTTCCCGCCGCGGCAGCAGGCGCGCTGCTGGTCGCGCTGTACACCATCAGTGACTTCGGGGCGGTGGCTCTGATGCGCTACGACGCCTTCACCCTCGGCATCTACAGTGCGTACCGCGGGGGACTCGATCGCACCGCTGCCGCAGTCCTCGGACTGGTCCTCGTGGTGGGCGCGTTGGTGCTCACCCTCCTCGAACGGCGTGCCCGACGCGGCGCTACGGCGAGGGTGGGATCGGGAACCGACCGGCAGGCCGAGCCGATCGTCCTCGGCCGGTGGCGCATCCCGGCTCTGGCCGTTGTCGTTGCGGCACTGACTCTCTCGGTGGTGGTACCGATACTGGCCTTGGCGCGATGGCTGAGCCGGTCGTTGCGGTTCACCTTCGATTGGGTGGACGTGCTGGCCGTCACGGCCAAGACCGTTCAGTACTCCGCGACCGCCGCGGTGGTGGTGGCCGTGCTGGCGCTGCCGGTCGCACTGTTCGCGGCCCGATCCACGTCGAGGGCCGCCCGCGGTGCCGAGTTGTCCACCTACATCGCGCACGGACTACCGGGTATCACCGTCGGGCTCGCCACGGTCTTCCTCGGAATCAGGTTTCTGCCGTCGTTCTACCAGACAGCGGTGCTGCTGGTATTGGCATACGTGGTGCTGTTTCTGCCGCTGGCCGTCGGCAGCACGAGAGCGGTCGTCGACGCCACTCCCGTTGTCCTCGAGGATGTCTCACGGACCCTGGGCGCGGGTCGGATGCGTACCGACCTTCGAGTGACGATTCCGATCGCGGCCCCCGGCATCGCCGCCGGTGCTGCTCTGGTGTTCCTGACCGTCGCCAAGGAGCTACCTGCGACGTTGATGCTGCGCCCTCGGGGAGTCGATACGCTCGCCACTACGCTGTGGTCCACCACCGAGGCGTTCCGATACGGCGAGGCGGCTCCCTACGCCCTGGCCCTGATCCTGATCTCGGTGGTCCCTACGGTCGTCCTGACACGGGCGCTGGGGCGCACGACGCGGAAGCGAGTAGCACTGCCATGA
- a CDS encoding iron ABC transporter substrate-binding protein — protein MFTVRRLALLSFSATLALGLVACSSEGSSDDGTSTSESATAESALVVYSGRGEELVDPLIERIGGGIEVDYSGNTNAQAAKILEEGDATPADVFYGQDAGALGALDEAGALAPLPEDILSLVPEQYRGADGTWVATSARARVLAYNSDSVQAGDLPTGIDGLLDPRWRGQIGYAPTNASFQAFVTALRVQRGEDGARTWLEAFVANEPVAFEGNGPLLTAVNDGQVSAGLTNHYYWYPFKEENGDDAPVELHYFEPGDPGALINVAGAGVLADSDNQEAAFDFVRELLSTESQTYFANETAEYPVIDGVTSDYDLPPLSELGSTDLDLGQLSSLEATQTLLTDVGII, from the coding sequence GTGTTCACCGTTCGCCGTTTGGCGCTGCTCTCGTTCAGCGCAACCCTCGCCCTCGGTCTCGTCGCATGCAGCTCGGAAGGCTCGTCCGACGACGGCACGTCCACCTCCGAGTCCGCCACCGCCGAGTCCGCACTCGTGGTGTACTCCGGCCGCGGTGAAGAGCTCGTCGACCCGCTGATCGAGCGCATCGGTGGCGGCATCGAGGTCGACTACTCGGGCAACACCAACGCCCAGGCCGCAAAGATCCTCGAAGAGGGCGACGCGACCCCGGCTGACGTCTTCTACGGTCAGGACGCAGGAGCACTCGGTGCCCTCGACGAGGCGGGCGCTCTCGCACCGCTGCCCGAGGACATCCTCTCCCTCGTTCCCGAGCAGTACCGCGGTGCCGACGGCACCTGGGTCGCCACCTCCGCCCGGGCCCGCGTGCTGGCCTACAACTCCGATTCGGTGCAGGCCGGCGATCTGCCGACCGGTATCGACGGTCTGCTCGATCCCCGCTGGCGCGGACAGATCGGCTACGCACCGACCAATGCGTCCTTCCAGGCATTCGTCACCGCCCTGCGTGTGCAGCGCGGCGAAGACGGAGCCCGCACGTGGCTCGAAGCCTTCGTCGCCAACGAGCCCGTCGCCTTCGAGGGCAACGGCCCGCTGCTGACCGCCGTCAACGACGGACAGGTCTCCGCCGGTCTGACCAACCACTACTACTGGTACCCCTTCAAGGAAGAGAACGGCGACGACGCCCCGGTCGAGCTGCACTACTTCGAGCCCGGTGACCCCGGCGCGCTGATCAACGTCGCCGGTGCCGGTGTGCTGGCTGATTCGGACAACCAGGAAGCGGCATTCGACTTCGTGCGCGAGTTGCTCTCGACCGAATCGCAGACCTACTTCGCGAACGAGACCGCCGAATACCCCGTCATCGACGGAGTCACCTCCGATTACGACCTGCCGCCGCTGTCCGAGCTGGGCTCGACCGATCTCGATCTGGGTCAGCTCTCGTCCCTCGAGGCCACCCAGACTCTCCTCACCGACGTCGGAATCATCTAG
- a CDS encoding FAD-dependent monooxygenase has translation MTSRVLVTGASIAGPTVAFWLDRAGFEVTVLERSPQLRLGGQNIDVRGSGREVLRRMGLDATLLANGTTEKGTRFVDDADATIAAFPAGDGSHDGPTAELEILRGEFARILVESAGPRTEYRYGDRVVDVAQDADGVDVTFAAGPSERFDLVLFADGIRSSSRELVFSGEATTTPVGLYTAYGVLPKGPSDDGWWRWYNAPGSRVANLRPDNLGTTRFSLSWVSDAGGYEGASDEQVFAALRAQFAGVGWEVPRILDSLGPDSELYVDYLAQVKAPRWSKGRIGMLGDAAWCATPLSGMGTTLSVTGAYVLAGELARASDHRAGFEAFEARMRPFVDQAQKLPPGVPRVAHPKTSVGVAAFRTVLRLAGSKPVQSVSSKFLGPDAATLELPDYEFDNAG, from the coding sequence ATGACTTCTCGCGTACTCGTCACCGGTGCCAGCATTGCCGGTCCCACCGTGGCTTTCTGGCTGGACCGGGCAGGCTTCGAGGTCACCGTCCTCGAACGCTCACCGCAACTGCGACTCGGCGGCCAGAACATCGACGTTCGCGGCTCCGGCCGCGAGGTGCTGCGGCGCATGGGCCTGGATGCAACCCTCCTCGCGAACGGCACCACCGAGAAGGGCACCCGCTTCGTCGACGACGCCGACGCCACCATCGCGGCCTTCCCGGCCGGCGACGGATCCCACGACGGCCCGACGGCGGAGTTGGAGATTCTGCGCGGCGAGTTCGCGCGGATTCTGGTCGAATCCGCCGGACCGCGAACCGAGTATCGCTACGGCGATCGCGTCGTCGACGTGGCCCAAGATGCCGACGGAGTCGATGTGACATTCGCGGCGGGACCGTCCGAGCGATTCGATCTGGTTCTCTTTGCCGACGGAATCCGCTCCAGCAGCAGGGAACTGGTGTTTTCCGGAGAGGCCACGACCACACCCGTCGGCCTGTACACCGCCTACGGCGTACTGCCGAAGGGACCGAGCGACGACGGCTGGTGGCGCTGGTACAACGCGCCCGGATCCCGAGTGGCGAATCTACGACCGGACAACCTCGGCACGACGCGGTTCAGCCTCTCCTGGGTGTCCGACGCCGGCGGGTACGAGGGAGCGTCGGACGAACAGGTCTTTGCTGCGCTACGAGCGCAGTTCGCCGGTGTCGGTTGGGAAGTGCCCCGGATCCTGGACTCGCTGGGACCGGACTCGGAACTGTACGTCGACTATCTGGCGCAGGTGAAGGCCCCGCGCTGGTCGAAAGGCAGAATCGGCATGCTCGGCGATGCCGCCTGGTGCGCAACTCCGTTGTCCGGCATGGGCACAACGTTGTCGGTCACCGGCGCGTACGTGCTCGCCGGCGAACTCGCACGGGCGAGTGATCATCGCGCCGGGTTCGAGGCCTTCGAGGCGCGCATGCGTCCGTTCGTCGATCAGGCGCAGAAACTCCCACCCGGCGTTCCTCGCGTCGCGCATCCGAAGACCTCGGTGGGAGTGGCCGCATTCCGCACCGTACTGCGCCTGGCCGGATCCAAGCCGGTGCAGTCCGTGAGCAGCAAGTTCCTCGGTCCCGACGCGGCGACACTCGAGCTGCCGGACTACGAGTTCGACAACGCAGGCTAG
- a CDS encoding siderophore-interacting protein, with protein MSEQPRGFYYADVVAVERLTVHMVRVTFGGEHVAGYRTLGVPDECVGVYFPRAGEAVPPPMTEVDGFWWFHGLDDAPEGRNYTIRRLDPERGELTIDFFAHEGGVASTWAQQAVPGQTVLFTRPRSWYSPPADVEWLLLVADMTGLPALGRLVEQLPAGMRAHAIVEVLERGDIQSFETLADVTFDWRIGSGNGDSASVLDDAALAYPVPEGRGYVWFAGEASSSRRVRKHFRKELGYEIAYFDIIGYWRADSEKWLEKYKQYQEEALAVYNGVIESGRSEQEASEAFDALLERVGL; from the coding sequence ATGAGTGAACAACCGCGTGGCTTCTACTACGCCGACGTCGTTGCGGTGGAACGACTCACGGTGCACATGGTGCGCGTGACGTTCGGCGGCGAACATGTCGCCGGCTACCGCACGCTCGGTGTGCCCGACGAATGCGTCGGAGTCTATTTTCCCCGGGCAGGCGAAGCTGTCCCGCCGCCGATGACCGAGGTGGACGGGTTCTGGTGGTTCCACGGTCTCGACGACGCCCCAGAGGGTCGCAACTACACCATTCGTCGTCTCGATCCGGAGCGCGGTGAGCTGACCATCGACTTCTTCGCACACGAGGGCGGTGTCGCATCCACCTGGGCCCAGCAGGCCGTCCCGGGGCAGACCGTGCTGTTCACCCGCCCGCGATCCTGGTATTCACCGCCCGCCGATGTCGAATGGCTGCTGCTGGTCGCGGACATGACCGGGTTGCCCGCGCTCGGCCGACTCGTCGAGCAGTTGCCCGCAGGAATGCGGGCGCACGCGATTGTCGAGGTTCTCGAACGCGGCGACATCCAATCCTTCGAGACCCTGGCCGACGTCACGTTCGACTGGCGCATCGGATCCGGAAACGGCGACAGCGCAAGCGTTCTCGACGACGCGGCGCTGGCCTACCCCGTGCCCGAGGGACGTGGGTACGTGTGGTTCGCCGGCGAGGCGTCGTCCTCGCGTCGGGTGCGCAAGCATTTCCGCAAGGAATTGGGTTACGAGATCGCGTATTTCGACATCATCGGATACTGGCGCGCCGATTCGGAGAAGTGGCTCGAGAAATACAAGCAATATCAGGAGGAGGCGCTGGCGGTGTACAACGGCGTCATCGAATCCGGCCGTTCCGAGCAGGAGGCCAGCGAGGCCTTCGACGCGCTGCTCGAGCGGGTGGGGCTCTAG